In one Leptospira fletcheri genomic region, the following are encoded:
- the csrA gene encoding carbon storage regulator CsrA gives MLVLARRTNESIIIGDDIEIVIVDIKGDQVKIGVKAPKEVSVHRAEVYREIQAENKKAAGTKIKPEELGKIGNILKKGDTNKKDKT, from the coding sequence GTGCTCGTATTAGCAAGAAGAACAAACGAATCGATCATAATCGGAGACGATATCGAAATCGTTATCGTAGACATCAAAGGCGATCAGGTAAAAATAGGGGTGAAGGCCCCGAAAGAAGTTTCCGTACACCGGGCCGAAGTATACCGCGAAATCCAAGCCGAAAATAAAAAAGCGGCAGGAACGAAAATCAAGCCGGAGGAACTCGGTAAAATTGGCAACATTCTTAAAAAAGGCGATACGAATAAAAAAGATAAGACTTAG
- a CDS encoding flagellar protein FlgN — protein MTNPKEEWLERIYSLFEEEIRLYSEILELEKEKATAIGKADGKSLERIAKRTYELIVHASEIERVRMNTIQEVHSTRNSDTEGISPSVTLTEFLNRLDRESGYKLKHLGTQLKDVVHRLKDRIKANDKLIRTRQEFLKATIDAMRENSKSGEVATYEGESPMNSRTKKKRSSVLVNASA, from the coding sequence ATGACGAACCCAAAAGAGGAATGGTTGGAGCGGATTTATTCCCTGTTCGAGGAAGAGATCCGATTGTACTCGGAAATTCTGGAATTGGAGAAGGAAAAAGCGACGGCGATCGGTAAAGCCGACGGGAAATCGTTGGAAAGAATCGCAAAGAGAACGTATGAACTGATCGTTCATGCCAGCGAGATCGAGCGGGTTCGCATGAACACCATCCAAGAAGTCCATAGCACAAGAAACTCCGACACCGAGGGAATTTCTCCCTCTGTTACTCTTACCGAATTCCTGAATCGGTTGGATCGAGAATCGGGATACAAACTGAAACATTTAGGCACGCAACTCAAAGACGTAGTTCATAGACTCAAAGACCGGATCAAGGCGAACGATAAACTGATCCGCACTAGGCAGGAATTCCTGAAAGCGACGATCGATGCAATGAGAGAAAACTCTAAAAGCGGAGAAGTCGCTACATACGAGGGTGAAAGCCCGATGAATTCCAGGACGAAGAAAAAAAGATCTTCTGTTCTGGTAAACGCCTCCGCTTGA
- the flgK gene encoding flagellar hook-associated protein FlgK gives MGSTFSGLEIGKRGLTAHQQALQTTGHNISNADNKHYSRQRVVLQATDPLYEPSLNRAHLPGQIGQGVEIAAIERVRDNFIDDRIIETSGVKDYWAAKNEYLYQTETIFNEPNGTTLRTLMDKFWSSWEELSNYPEDNAHRSVVLEKAQGLGSRMEDVFRKLSQLRDQANREIESHALHLNVIAENIRTLNERISKSEALGDRPNDLYDKRDSLLQELSGLTDITIGRSDEDELMVFIGQQILVQGGKANKIEILGNPGKDGLLDLYWQTTGDPVLLRKGRLQGLVEVRDSILREKIDQVDALAVNVMDVINEIHKDGFGINGNTNQNFFEIRSLALNTFGEYDSDGDGQNDITAIFRVSGKNTLDPDRPIGIGGTLTFHKPDEKETSVLVPYSANDTLNGIIKRINASKVGVVAYMNHDNQLALKATVAEDSPKRNFILRHLEDSGDLLVGLTGILMASGPAGAYDYKRLGEITKLQSKPEDITLSPHFHPSSHFRISEQIASNVANIAAARGKDVGGTGDYNSPGGHKDGRNALLVASALRNNPVMVDYSKTTDDFYNTLVSKLGTEAREAKQEWGIQTDLMTELENMRQSVMGVSLDEEMANMVQFQHSYNAAAKMINTMNEILDTIINRLGA, from the coding sequence ATGGGATCCACATTCTCCGGATTGGAAATCGGCAAACGAGGTTTGACCGCCCACCAACAAGCTCTGCAAACGACGGGGCATAACATATCAAACGCCGACAATAAGCATTATTCCCGCCAAAGGGTCGTACTTCAAGCTACAGATCCTCTATACGAGCCTTCCTTAAATAGGGCCCATTTGCCCGGACAAATCGGACAAGGGGTGGAAATTGCCGCTATCGAAAGAGTCCGGGACAATTTCATAGACGATAGGATCATAGAGACTTCGGGAGTTAAGGATTACTGGGCGGCGAAAAACGAGTATCTCTACCAGACGGAAACGATCTTTAACGAGCCGAACGGAACGACCCTTAGGACTTTAATGGATAAATTCTGGTCTTCTTGGGAGGAATTATCTAATTATCCCGAGGATAACGCTCATCGTTCCGTCGTTCTGGAAAAAGCCCAGGGCCTCGGAAGCAGAATGGAAGACGTATTCAGAAAGCTCTCCCAACTTCGGGATCAGGCCAATCGGGAAATCGAATCGCACGCATTGCATCTGAACGTCATCGCCGAGAACATAAGAACTCTGAACGAAAGGATCTCCAAGTCCGAAGCTTTAGGAGATCGTCCGAACGATCTGTACGACAAAAGGGATTCCCTTTTGCAGGAACTTTCCGGTTTAACGGATATTACGATCGGTAGAAGCGACGAAGACGAATTGATGGTCTTTATCGGACAGCAGATCCTAGTTCAAGGCGGAAAAGCCAACAAAATAGAGATCCTCGGAAATCCGGGTAAAGACGGTCTTCTGGATCTTTATTGGCAGACGACCGGAGATCCTGTTTTACTACGAAAAGGAAGATTACAGGGATTGGTGGAAGTCCGAGATTCCATTTTAAGGGAAAAGATCGATCAAGTGGACGCGCTGGCGGTCAACGTGATGGACGTGATTAACGAGATCCATAAAGACGGGTTCGGAATCAACGGAAACACCAACCAGAACTTTTTCGAAATCAGATCTTTGGCCCTCAACACGTTCGGAGAATACGATTCGGACGGAGACGGCCAAAACGATATCACCGCGATTTTCCGGGTTTCGGGCAAGAACACGTTGGATCCGGATAGACCGATAGGTATCGGTGGAACTCTGACTTTCCATAAACCGGACGAAAAAGAAACCTCCGTCTTGGTACCTTACTCGGCAAACGACACTTTAAACGGTATCATTAAACGAATCAACGCGTCCAAAGTAGGGGTCGTGGCTTATATGAACCACGACAACCAACTGGCCTTAAAGGCGACGGTCGCCGAGGATTCCCCGAAACGGAACTTTATCCTGAGACACCTAGAAGATTCCGGAGATCTTCTCGTAGGCTTGACCGGAATTCTGATGGCGTCCGGGCCGGCGGGAGCCTACGATTACAAACGGCTAGGAGAAATCACGAAGTTGCAGTCCAAGCCGGAAGACATTACGCTTTCTCCGCATTTTCATCCTTCCTCCCATTTTAGGATCAGCGAGCAAATCGCCAGTAACGTGGCCAATATCGCAGCCGCGAGAGGAAAAGACGTCGGAGGAACCGGAGATTATAATTCACCCGGCGGACACAAAGACGGAAGAAACGCGCTCTTAGTCGCGTCGGCTCTTCGAAACAATCCTGTTATGGTGGACTACTCCAAAACGACTGACGATTTTTATAATACTCTCGTTTCAAAATTAGGTACGGAAGCCAGGGAAGCCAAACAAGAGTGGGGCATCCAAACGGATTTGATGACCGAACTCGAAAATATGAGACAATCCGTTATGGGAGTAAGTCTGGACGAAGAGATGGCCAATATGGTCCAATTCCAGCACTCGTACAACGCTGCCGCAAAGATGATCAATACCATGAACGAAATTCTAGATACGATCATCAATCGGCTAGGCGCATAA
- a CDS encoding flagellar hook-associated protein 3: MRITNMMQNNTLVRTLNRHQLALDETQNQLGTGQRIKTPSDDPGRATNQMFFRSRINELETFQSNIDDGFGRLQQIDGELDRIGNLFQRARVLAVQASNGIYQGDKGFELEVAVGKEIDELLRALVDIANTRDATGRPLFGGHVIERPPFEPIESKIKGLQGLELKNQYIGVEYRGDIGEQIREIEKGEYIPVTVPGNKVFWGTNMSVTSRVDNSGYVAVSDQKFKIDGAEILVSAGDTIDDIIDKINNAPIEVKANKLAQDNISLSSTAPHQIWLEDTEGGTVLRDIGLIDPANSEPPNNYSKSATVTGLSVFDVLIQFRNDLIQKDQERISGRDIQDLDLALENVLRYRAITGARMNRLEEHSQRVEFDKSYMTELLAKNEGIDFPETIMNLKWLETIHQYALNVGSKIIKPTLMDFLR, translated from the coding sequence ATGCGGATCACTAACATGATGCAGAACAACACTCTCGTGAGGACTTTGAATCGTCACCAATTGGCACTTGACGAGACCCAAAATCAATTGGGTACCGGCCAGAGGATCAAAACTCCTTCCGACGATCCGGGAAGGGCCACGAACCAAATGTTCTTCCGCTCTCGTATAAACGAATTAGAAACTTTTCAATCGAACATAGACGACGGTTTCGGCCGACTGCAGCAGATAGACGGAGAATTGGACCGTATCGGAAATCTTTTCCAGAGGGCCAGGGTTCTTGCTGTGCAAGCTTCAAACGGTATTTACCAAGGGGACAAAGGTTTCGAATTGGAAGTAGCGGTCGGCAAGGAGATCGACGAGCTTTTACGCGCCTTAGTGGATATTGCGAATACCCGAGATGCGACGGGTCGCCCACTATTCGGAGGACATGTCATCGAACGTCCGCCTTTCGAACCCATCGAATCTAAAATCAAAGGTCTCCAAGGACTCGAACTGAAGAACCAATATATAGGCGTGGAATATCGCGGGGATATCGGAGAACAGATCCGGGAGATCGAAAAAGGGGAATACATACCCGTCACGGTTCCGGGAAACAAAGTTTTCTGGGGAACGAACATGAGTGTTACTAGCCGCGTGGATAACTCCGGTTACGTCGCAGTATCCGATCAGAAATTCAAGATCGATGGCGCCGAGATACTGGTGTCAGCAGGCGATACTATCGACGACATCATTGATAAGATCAACAACGCTCCGATAGAAGTCAAAGCGAACAAACTGGCTCAAGACAATATCAGCCTTAGCTCGACGGCTCCCCATCAAATTTGGTTGGAAGACACGGAAGGCGGAACGGTACTTCGGGATATTGGCCTTATCGACCCAGCGAATTCGGAGCCGCCCAACAATTACAGTAAATCCGCAACGGTAACGGGACTATCCGTATTCGATGTGCTGATACAGTTCAGAAACGATTTGATCCAGAAAGACCAGGAACGGATTTCCGGAAGAGATATCCAAGACTTGGACCTTGCACTGGAAAACGTTCTTCGTTATAGGGCGATCACCGGTGCCAGAATGAATCGATTGGAAGAACATTCTCAGAGAGTGGAATTCGATAAATCTTATATGACCGAGTTGCTTGCTAAGAACGAAGGCATAGATTTCCCGGAAACCATCATGAATCTGAAGTGGTTGGAAACGATCCACCAGTATGCTCTGAATGTGGGGTCCAAAATCATTAAACCTACTTTGATGGATTTTCTAAGGTAA
- the fliW gene encoding flagellar assembly protein FliW has translation MVEIQSKPFGKIRISERQMIRFPEGLLGFGNYKNFALIEEEEESVFKWLQSVDEVELAFVVIPPSLFKKEYVPVLNLDELSQIGIANVSEALVLVIVTIPNDDPASMTANLQGPILINKTDLTGRQYVSRNENHSVRERILESATVEMS, from the coding sequence ATGGTTGAAATCCAAAGCAAACCCTTCGGAAAAATTCGAATATCTGAGCGCCAAATGATCCGTTTCCCCGAAGGACTCTTGGGATTCGGGAATTATAAAAACTTCGCCTTGATCGAAGAGGAAGAGGAATCCGTCTTTAAATGGTTGCAGTCCGTGGACGAAGTGGAACTAGCTTTCGTGGTCATTCCTCCGTCTTTATTTAAGAAGGAATACGTACCCGTATTGAATCTCGACGAACTTTCTCAGATAGGTATAGCGAACGTATCCGAAGCGCTTGTTTTAGTGATCGTAACCATTCCGAACGACGATCCTGCCTCTATGACGGCAAATCTCCAAGGTCCGATTTTAATCAACAAAACCGACCTAACGGGCAGACAATACGTTTCCAGAAACGAGAACCATTCGGTTCGCGAAAGGATTCTGGAAAGCGCAACCGTGGAGATGTCATAA